In Erigeron canadensis isolate Cc75 chromosome 6, C_canadensis_v1, whole genome shotgun sequence, the following are encoded in one genomic region:
- the LOC122603261 gene encoding probable aquaporin PIP2-5, which translates to MTKDVVAEQGSFSAKDYHDPPPAPLIDPAELTKWSFYRAIIAEFIATLLFLYITVLTVIGYKSTTDPALAADQCGGVGILGIAWAFGGMIFVLVYCTAGISGGHINPAVTFGLFLARKVSLIRAFMYMVAQCLGAICGVGLVKALNKGLYNKYGGGANTLADGYNKGTGLGAEIIGTFVLVYTVFSATDPKRSARDSHVPVLAPLPIGFAVFMVHLATIPITGTGINPARSLGAAVIYNKDKAWDDQWIFWVGPFIGAAIAAFYHQFILRAGAVKALGSFRSSTHV; encoded by the exons ATGACTAAAGACGTAGTAGCGGAACAAGGTTCATTTTCCGCCAAGGACTACCATGACCCACCACCGGCGCCGTTAATTGACCCGGCGGAGCTGACCAAATGGTCATTTTACAGAGCTATCATTGCTGAGTTCATTGCAACacttttgtttctttatataACTGTTTTAACTGTGATTGGCTACAAGAGCACAACTGACCCTGCCTTGGCCGCTGACCAATGCGGCGGTGTTGGTATTCTTGGTATTGCTTGGGCTTTTGGTGGCATGAtctttgttcttgtttactGCACCGCCGGTATCTCTG GAGGACACATTAACCCAGCAGTGACGTTCGGACTATTTTTGGCTCGAAAAGTGTCATTGATAAGAGCATTTATGTACATGGTGGCTCAGTGTTTAGGAGCCATATGTGGTGTGGGTTTGGTCAAGGCTTTAAACAAAGGTCTATACAATAAGTACGGCGGAGGAGCCAACACACTTGCCGACGGCTACAATAAAGGCACCGGCCTTGGTGCGGAAATCATCGGCACTTTTGTTCTCGTTTACACCGTTTTCTCGGCCACCGATCCCAAAAGAAGTGCTCGTGACTCCCATGTTCCC GTTTTGGCACCACTACCTATTGGGTTTGCCGTATTTATGGTTCACCTTGCAACTATTCCGATCACCGGAACCGGTATTAACCCGGCTAGGAGTCTTGGAGCTGCAGTTATTTACAACAAGGACAAAGCGTGGGATGATCAG TGGATATTCTGGGTGGGACCCTTCATTGGGGCAGCAATTGCAGCTTTCTATCACCAATTCATATTGAGAGCAGGTGCAGTCAAGGCTCTTGGATCATTCAGAAGCAGTACTCATGTTTGA